The genomic stretch TATGTTGTATGCCTTTACTGTTGccttttgtgctttttaaaaataagctttcaaaagttttttttttgtgtattagatattgaaaccagggcctcgcaAATGctgagcatgtgctctaccacagaaccacaccATAAACCcatcaaaaactttttttcttcttctgttaatatttttctaaaacagtttccactttggtttttttgcttatttgtttttcctACCTGGCCTATGATTTTGCCTCGTACATACTTTGAGGTTCTTTGATATCTTTCTGAATCTGTTTCAATTGAAAGGAAAACTTCATAAAAGGGGATTCATAAGTAAGTAATTATAAGTTTTATGATTTATGGAGGCATTATGTGAGAGAAGGCCTAAAGTGAAGACAGGTAAATTGTAATTTGTTACCAAGAATGACAGTATTAGATAAAATACTCTTACAATGGGTCTTAAAAGTTCTAGGGTCAAATATTGAGATTCAAAATCTATAAAGCACTAttagaagaagaaagtaaagtgatattggaagaataaaataaaagcagataGTTAGAGTGAAAAAGTAGATGTTAGAGTGGTACAGTTGTGTGCCATTTAACAATAACATGAACAGGAACACATAAATGCATCATTAGGTGACAACCTCCCTTTTGATCATCATGGAGTGTAGTCACACACACTAAGGGCTGCCACATTGCTGGCTGATATAATCTATGTGGTCACTGTCACATATGTGGTCTCTCATTGAGTGAAACATCACAGGGCATGACTATTAGTGTAAACTTATAGCAACAATGTCATTGAATAGAAAGAGGTAATAGGAGTGACTTGGTGTGAAAAGTTATTTTGTTCCATTGTGAGCTTTTAGTaacaaaatagttattttaaaagatgGCAGACAGGGAAAGCAGAATATAGAACTTTGTAGCTTTTAATCACCCTACTTAAAATAACCTTTCATTTTCCTAGTAATTTCTAATGTTTAGATACTCAATTTAAGATTCTTCCCAAATACAGGGAACTTCTTCCTTTTATGACCCCACTGTGCCTTGTATATGCCTTTACTATGATATCTAGTTTATGgagtttttatgttttacagAACTAAACTCTTGAGAACTGAAACAGTGTCTTATTCATCTTTCTCTAAGGCTGGTCATAGGATTTGATAGGAGGTGCTCAATCAATGTGAATACAAGTgaatgaagaaaagaatagaTTATGTAATTTAGTTATTTGAAATTtgttataaagaataaagaactaCCAGCCTTGAAGACATCCAGTGTTCATAAGAAGGATAAAATTAAACAATCCCCAATCGGTTTCAGTAACAATCCAGATCGAATCAcctaaaaaattatttgctgactttatttatttattttttttttgcattgcaattcttaatacaccattatacaataatttatcatatctctgattatatataagatttgttgacaccaaattcacatcttcatacatgtattttgtataatgatgagtaTTTGCTGACTTTAAAATTGTAACATATCAATATAATTTAGTCATAGAAAGCATTAATGAGTTGCTGGGGGTTTTTCCAAAACttacttttaaattctttcttctctACAGATTGATAGGCAGCAGTTTGAAGAGACAGTTCGAACTCTAAATAACCTTTATGCAGAAGCAGAGAAGCTTGGGGGCCAATCGTATCTTGAAGGCTGTTTGGCTTGTTTAACAGCATATACCATCTTCTTATGTATGGAAACTCATTATGAGAAGGTAAAGCCACATTTGTTGTCTCTAAATCTCTTGAAATCATAAAGAAAGTACATTTATTATCCATTTGTGTTTCCATAGTGAAAATTGTCATAAAGTTAATAAGGGCATCTAGGTGATAATTCAAGTTATAATGTTGCTTCTTTATCCAGAGCATATAAGAATGAGTCCTGAGTGTTTCAGAAACAGAGAAGAATTGATGTGTCCACTGGGAATCAACATGTCATTTGATTCTCTTAAGATGAATGTGGAGAATCTATTATATATTCTCATTCTGTCCCATCTTTTTGAGgatcattttgctttatttccccAGATTTCCATCTTCAGTTTTATCCTGCCACCTGAGTTCTTTTCTTACCAAATAACTGCTGAATCCAGAGTTGCTGGTTTCTCAACTTGAGGTGTCCAAAAGTCAAAACTCCGATCTCTTTATTTTGTTCAATAATACCACTGTCTTTTCACTACCATTTTTAGGTATaagagatgaaaaagagaaaaataattagttGTCAAAGACCGAAATGTCTTTCATTTTCCTGTTTATTAATTCACTTCATCTGTCTTTATCCTAATTTGTGCCCCTATTATCTCTCTTCTATTGAATTAGTCTCCTGATCCGTCtgatttcttcccttcttttacTTTTCCAGCCTATCTGCTACTGTCTTTATAAAACAGCCTTACTTCCTACCACTGCTGCTACGTAAGAGATCTTTTCTAACTTCCCAGTTACTGCTACTGGGTCAGGTTCAAGCAACCCTTGAGCTGACCTCCAGCTTATCACGCCAGCTGTGTCTCCCTCCCCTTTCACTTTCTTCATCATCTAAACTTGATTTTCATCAGTCACAAAAGATGCTCTCCATAGTTTTCATCCATCTAGAATGACATTCTTCCCATATTCAGATACCACTCATTCCTTATTTCCCACTTCATCAAACTTCTCCTTACTCTTctaatctgaatttttttcttttcccctgtatCCCTACACCATTTGATTTCACGTCTTATCTGCCCTTCAACTATGTATTATTGTTGAGGTCAAATAATACCTTCACCATTTAATATCCCTCTTAATGCCTAACACTGTACTCTCTTAGTCTTAACTACAAGCCTATCTTATATAATAGGTATATTTAAATACCTAAGTTAGCAGCTTGTATCCTGCATATCACATTCAGAAGCAGCtaacatttatttctgtttttaaagttaCCCAGGATTAGTATCAGCTTgcaatctgttttgttttgttttgtatctcttctttaataatttaatttggtGAATGAAAGGTCAggggattcattcattcaataaatatctgttgaaagTCTCCTGTGTGTTAAGTAACGTGCTAAGCAAGATACCAGGGAAATAATTGAACAAGACAAACAAACATGATTGCTGACCTTGTGGAGTTGATAATTTCATGGTATCAAACTGATACTAACAAGTAAAGAAGTAAAactaacaaaattataaaatgaataagtgCCTTGAAGGAAATAAACTGACCTATGATATAATAGGAACCTAATTTAGATTGCATGGTCAGAAAAGACCTCAAGGTGATGACATTTAAGCTGCTCTCTCAAGGATGAAAATCCTGATACCATTCTGGCAGAGAGATGAGTATATGCAAAGGCCCAGGAAGCTTAATGTGTTTCAGGAACTGAAAGAAGATAGTATGGCACAAGAAGAGGGATCAGAGAATGCCTCAGATGGATTTGGAAAGGTTCACAGGAGTGGCATCACACAAGAGTATGTTGTTCTTGTAAAGAAGTATAGCTTTTATTTGTGGTGCAGCCAGAAGTTACTTGGAAGTTTTAAACAGGAGAGTAATatagtcagattttcatttcaAAGAGATCTTTTCGCTCTGAGAAAAAGTTTAGGAAGCTCCACAAAAGTCCACACAGAAGTACTACACACAATAGTGTAGATGAAAGGGAGTGATCCCTTCAAGAGATATGTTAATAGTAGAACCAAGACCCTCAGAGAAGAGCTCCATATAAGAGAGGAAGGTGTGCTAAacacaaatggataaaaaatatggtcATCCAGCTAGCGtggtgatgcatgcttgtaatcccagcagttttggagatgggaggcaggaggatccaaagtttaaggtcatcctgggcaacttagtgagaccctgtctcaaaataaaaaggactcaggatatagctcagtggtagagcagtcctaggttcaatccccagtgcataaggggaaaaaaattttgtCATTCAAGAATGATCATTTAAAGAGAAGTACATGATATTGCCAATTAAGATAGAAATACATCCTCTTAGGTGTTTTGTGTTTAGTGGCATATTAGAGACTATTTCTCTATaccatttaaaattgtttataaaattttaattaaaaaatttaattaatttgcttataaaattttaattaatttgttcatgTATATTTGCTGAAATAGATATTAGATACTTCCTGCTGACATCAGTTGTggaaagaaattaataattgGGTGCCAGCCAAGTCATACTAGTTAAAGGGATCCTGAACACATTCATCTTTCCGAGTTCTCTCAACTGTAAATTGTATGTTGGAATTATATGTTGCCTCACATTCAGGAAATACTTAGTAAGTGGTGTTTTCTTAAGATCAGTTTTAAAATGAAGTTCATGTCTATATAAGTTTGATGGGATATTTGTGAACTCACAAATGTGTTTTTACTCTAAGcataaataatactttttagCCATCTGCTAGTTTGGATGCTAAAATACCTAGCTCTCAATTAAAATCCATTTGATAACGTTAAAAGATGATTCTTCTCAATatcaaatataaatggaaattgaTCCCAGTATGTTTTAACTTAGATTTATAGACAATATATGAAGTACTAGTTTATAGATCTAAtcaagaccttttttttttttaagttatagatggacccaatacctttgctttatttatttattttatgtggtgctgaggatcaaacccagtgccttacacatgctaggcaagcactctcccattgagccacaaccccagccctaatcaagatttctttttataaagcaaGTGAAAACCAAATGAAATTAATCAAGAAACAAAGACTTAAGGCATGATCaaacttttcaaataaatgatattttttcctAGGAATTAGGTACAAATAACCAGATCTTGCAAAGTTAGTAACTAATGATTATAATATAGTGTACCTGtactttttttatcttttgatggGGGGAGCTGatgatggaactcagggcctcactaggctagagctttaccactaagctacactcccagcaTGTACctatactttgtttttcttttctgttttttggggtctgtttatttgttttggctGGTGGGAGGCAATACTGGAGATTAAAcataggggtgctttactactggaGTTCATCttcagccccttttttattttgagacaggttctaaaTTGCCAAATCTGGActggaacttgtggtcctcctacctcagtctcctaaattgtTGGGGTAACAAACATATGCTACCACTGCCAGCTGCATAcctatacttttaaaagaaagcttttaaaatatgtctttttgtctttaataatcttttaaaaagagaaaaagtaagaataatCATCCTCTCCCTTCCCAGACTGTCCCCTAGGAAtttctgtgattttatttatttatttatgaaaaggCAGGGTTGAGTCATCAgtgtcttttgttttaaataatcaaGTTTCTAGTCTAGAGTTAGGCAAATATAATGATGCTTACACTTTTGTCATGTGggttaaattttttgaatttgtaaaTAGGCTTTTTAAAACTTGCTAGAACAATTCATGCATTTTGTTTCCCATACTatgccatttattgatttaaaatgaagataaagacTTCAGTGTTGTTTCTCTATTGTTGCTATCCATGATAATTAGGGAACAAATGAGCTTGTGGAAGGTtctcctctcagtaactgtccGCCTTGTTTATCAACTAGAAAGCATCTCTTTTTACTGTGTACTGAAATCTAAAGAGATTAGTTAGAAAGACAGACACTTGGGTATTTTCTGTATATGCTCACACCAAGCCTCACTCAGGCTGTTTTTTCTTGAAGGTCTAGTGGACCATCTTCAGTTTAATATTTCTAGGGAAACCTTCCAGAGGTTTGACCATGTTTCATTTTGTAAATACACAAATCATGTCAAAGGTCTGAGaataatagataatttttttaaatattatggtttattttgacattgatttaCCAAAATAATAACATGTCAATGTAAGGTTTCTTGGGGTGAGAATTGTGCTTTGTGCTGCcactattattaattttatgtttctaaGGGGCCTTAAAAGTTTAAAAGCATCTTGTTTAGGACAGAATTGCCTTCACCAAAGTAGCATAAAAGGATTTGGATTTTATACAAAAAGAAgactaattgttttctttctgaactGAACCTATATGCACATGAATGTtactatgttaaaataaaaatttgtttaaataaaaatcttgccCAACAAAGTTATGCTTGAATTAAATAAAGGAATGCTATTTCCTTACTAGTAACTTGTAAccctaaaagaaaaggaaagctgTTCTGAAGGAATCCTTTCTTCAAAACCAGCCATGCAAACCTTTTTCTGAGTGTCCCCTTCAGTATTAATGGACAGAGGCAAAGAGAGACTGAGTCTCTAGTTGCTGATTCTGGCATTTGAGCtcagaaggaaattgaagaaaagaTTAAGAGTCCTGAGTTGGACACCTTTATGGGATACTTCCTTCTGTTCATTATTTTAGGATGATTGACAACTCTGATACACAGATAGTACCTGAagcttgccttctttttttttttttcctttttttttttttttccggctCATAATGACCAAGCACAGCTCAGATTCTTTGAAAGCTGAAAATGGGAGTGATATATGCATTGCTTCAGgtaattaagtgaaaaaaatctttctttagaaatagtatttttaattaaagaataatGCAGACTGCTCTATCAATAATTCTAcccttttttaaaagagaaaacttgAGATTGTACTGTCCACAAAGGTATAACTTGAAAAAACTACATCTTTCTTCAGTAAGGAAATTCTTTGTACAACCGTATAATTTTAAGTTCTAAACAAATTTATACCACAGCATCTAAATTGTAACATCTGAATTTGTTAGTTTGGCCTGATACACATACCCCCATCCTTAAAATATTGCTTAACtttaagctttatttttatatagttcttTTTCCCCTTTGTGCTGCAGTCACGTTTCTGACTTTATCATTTACTGATAGTGTgagtttaagaaaatatatagtaatttaAAGAGCTGAATCAAAGTCCCTTTGAACATTAGAGCCAGAAAAGGGTTATGAATAACTTTGAGCCTGAAATAAAACATGTAACTCTTTGATTTTGGATAAAGCtattaagatttattttcttctagcttATCTGTCTCAGAATTGCCATTACTAAAGCTAGAGATGTGGCTATTCCAgaagttcctttttattctatctGGTTTTTGTCTGTATTTGCCTTGACTTTTACAAGCTTAATATTAAACTTATAAATTGAGGTTCCTGCCTGGGAAACAAGAGTAAACTGCAGAATAACACTACATGCAAACATTGAAATGCACAACTGTCACAATCAGAAACTCCGTGACAGCTAATGTCTGCATGCTctaaaaggaaataaactttccttttctaaaatgacTGGGTTCCCTTTAGTTATAGGCCAACTTTGTACCATTACGAAAATGCACAAAGAGAGGAAAACATTCAGAAATGTTGAAAGAGAAGGCCAGGAACTGTCCTTGATTTTAGAAAAGATCGCATTACCTGACACTGAGTAATGAGAGAAGCATAACAAGCCATTGCATATGTAATTGTCAGTTTATTTCTGTATATCCATGATTGAGGTGACAGGGAggtaagaaggaaggaaattggtTCTCATCATGCTTTTGTATACATTTGTATTTACACTGCATGGAAGATACTTTTGAGTTGAACAGTCTTATCACCCTGTGCTATAAATTGAATACAACTGATGTGAGCCGATTAATCAGAGCTCTGTATTCTGCCTTACAATATCCATTTAACTTCCCTTGAAAACTAATTCCACTGTCTGAATATTTTGAGATCTAGCTTATGCTACAAGGGAAATCTGCTGAAATTTGTAAAAAGCTGTGGTGTCTCTTTCTGCCAGGTTCTGAAGAAAGTCTCCAAGTATATTCAAGAACAGAATGAGAAGATATATGCTCCCCAAGGTCTCCTCCTGACAGACCCTATTGAGAGAGGACTTCgagttgtatcttttttttagtcCACATCATAAggtctaaatatttaaaaaaaaaaaaaattgatggtaCCATTGTGCGTTGGCCAGAGACagtttaattcctatcttttgtAGGAAGTTTCTATGTGAATTGCATATCTACTGTAAACATGCTGTCTCCATCATTTTTTCTAAAAGCATGTCTTTTGCATTGTACAGGTCTCTGGATTGTTTAGTATTCTGGTTACCATCTTTCTTGGTGGTTCTGAGGGCATCTTGTAGTAATAATGGGGGTTGTATGAGTAATGCATTTCAGCTGCAGAAACTCTGAACCTAAAGCCCCTTTGAAATGTATAAACTCATAATGTGTGGTGAGACTTGTCATCCAAATGAATTGCAGTTCCATGGGGTCATCTGACTAGTTGAAATCAATTACAGATGCCAGATGTTTAATTTCATTACCTTTGACACACTGTGCATATTTTTAGAAGCAGTAAGCTTTGAAAATCGCTAAGTGAATTTggtaaataaaattgcaaaaactAATTTAGCTTGATAACTGAAGTAATGAGTAAATAATTTCCTAAAAAACCTAGGTCACAAAATCCTAGGCCTTCCAGCTGATAATAATTTCAGCAGTTTTATTTATACTCTGCAGCagtgatttttaaacatttagggGTCATGAACCCTCTCTCAAGAAAAGGTTTTCATATAATTTCAAGGCAATTTTGAACCACTGAATTCATTACCTCCATGAATTCTCAGTTAAGAATTTCCTAATTCTACAAATAAAGcacccttttcatattttttttttgtaaacaaatcATAAGTGTTAGAATTTTCAGCAAAGTGGAGAAAGTAGGTTTAACAAAGTAGCAAATCTCTGCAAACCATATACATGTTGCCATAGTCAGTCCCCTTTTGTACATTGCATTCTGTAGTGTGTTTTCTTAACAGCCATGCTGTTTAGATTGAAATTACCATTTATGAAGACAGAGGCATGAGCAGTGGAAGATAAACCATAAAATTAAAGGTAAATATGAAGTAATATGGTTTATATACAGCTTTTGAAGATTTATACATGACTTTTCCTACCTGCATAGTAAATAAGTCATTGAATCATGCAGTTaaataatgttatatttattgtattaGCTTAAGCTGATCACCCaagcaatttgatttttaaaataactcaagATAAATTTAGtaatagaatttaattttttccccatattgTCTCTaggttagttttgttttttgtttttagagtaaGGATTATTTGTCTTGTCTTGTTTTAACATTTTGAACTATCCTAAACACTTAAGTGTTGGATTTTTTGTATATGAATCAGTTCAGAGATTTGCCTGCATATTTGACAAACGgttttaataaggaaagaaatatttatttcagagaGAAGTGGTAAGATTCTGAATATTTCTCTTATTATATTTAAGTGGATTCAGAGCCCTGCCTAAAAAACTTGACCTAGTAGGTAAAATTGATTCctgtttaaaatgttaattttcttttatatccagATAATGCCCTTTAATAAGTAAGAAACAAACTAGTTAATACTAATTAGAATTTATAGGCAGAATCATGTTGAGCCCATAACTACATTTGGTTGGCCTTCTAAGGGACAGTAGATAATAGTTAACCATTGTCAATTTCAGTTATGTGCACTCTCTACAAAAGTATTCTGCTGCTACACTTTTCTAATTGGCTTGCAGATATTTATTGCTCATTCACAGGCAGCACAGACTCAGAATAAATGCATTGGAGAGGGAGGacataccaaggattgaactcgggggtacttgaccactgagccacattcctcagccctattttgtattttttttagagacagggtcttactgacttagttagtgcctcaccattgctaaggctggctttgatcctcctgcctcaacctcccaagctgctgtatgacaggcatgcaccaccacgcccagctacaTATTCTTTTCTAAGGCAACAATAATAGTTCCCACTTACATCACACCCACTGTGTAACAGGTATTGTACCAATGGTCCTTCTAAATTACCCCAAAACCCTGTAAAATGtttcccccattttacagatgagcaaactgggGTACCAAATGTATTAAATTATCAAGATCCCATAGTGAACGAAGACAGTTTTGTACACCACACTTCTTTTGCAGTATTTGCAGCAATaggaaaatacagaaaggaaAGAGTTTATCAGAGTATTCTAGATGTGtgtccctttcttctctttccttttcaacagcctttttaaaagatcattttttcCTGCTCCTGTTCCATTTATTGAATTCTACAAATCATCCAACATTCCAGAGCTGCCTTATTTGAGCACTAATGTGCCACCTGAACCCTTGAAAAACCAGAGATTTAAATGATGACATCCTCTGCCAtatgttttattcctttaaaaaggcTTTGTTTTGGAACACATAATGTTACTTGTCCATAGACTTTCTTGTGTACAATTTttaaactgttatttttcaaaatgttatttctCAAACAATCAAGTAGGAACTTTCTGTGTGGTTTGTGTTACATGCTATTTGAATAAGTTTGTTTTATCAATCGCAGCTGCATTGACTTGGCACAACCCATTTGTCATGACTCATTTTGCAGCTATTATTGCTTAATAGGATGTTTTTCTGAGGTGGTACGGGGTTTTAAGCAATTACACACCAGAGGCTAATCTATCAATATTCAAACAACTGTGAAATTTTGAAATGGGGAAGATTTACATTAGGAACTTCTGGATAGTTTCatgaatgcaaatatttttgttcaatACAATTTATAGTGTACAGAGCTATTCTTGGTCCAGGATCTGGTATGGGCTGAGATCTTGAAGAAGAGGGAAAATTAGaagaataatttatttagttCTACAGTTTTTCTTAAGTGTGCAAGTTGTCTGCATATTAAAGTATTACATGggaattaaatttaacaaaagaatacATCAACCATggtcttcattttataaaagagcTTTAAACAATCATGttgctctttgatttttttttaatatcatgtaTCTCTATTAGTAGATACTCTGATAAGTATTTTCTCTCTGGATTAAGAGcgttgtctttatttttaaaaattaatgattattATATCACAAATTAGTGATAATAAAAATAGCTAACATTTGTTCGCACTGTGTGCCAGCCATGATTAATCAATCAATTGTAATTCATTTACAGTTAAACAGCCATTGTAAATGATTAATCATCACAACTCTCCCAGGTGGATATTGTTTTCCCTGTTTttcaagtgaggaaactgaggcatggagaaCTGAAGTTACTTAAAGATTAAACAGCTAGTAGATAGCAGTCAAGCACCCTGTCTCAGTGATCAGCAGCTGACCCTGTGCTTATCATGGCATGATTGGCCAGACATCTGATTATATAGGTTTGATTTCTAGACTGTTAAGCAGCATTCTGATTTAGACAAGTCATACAGATGTCAGTATTCTATCAGTTGGAACCCTTGCTTGGTGGAATATAGCCCATATAGAATAAGTTCATATCAGTTGATATAAGAGAGATGGTTAGAGATGATTTTTAGTAtccttttctaaaacttttttctcctctgattatAGATCCCACATCCAGCTGGGACCCTCATCTACCCACTGGCTGATCACAGAGTGTCCCTACCTCCTCTCCAGAGCATCATTCCTTTGTATCTGCTGCCAGAGCCACGGTGCCATTTACTCCAAGGACTAACTTTCTAAAATTCCACACCTGGAGTGACCTCTAGTCGCTCAGCATC from Ictidomys tridecemlineatus isolate mIctTri1 chromosome 14, mIctTri1.hap1, whole genome shotgun sequence encodes the following:
- the Golga7 gene encoding golgin subfamily A member 7 isoform X1, yielding MRPQQAPVSGKVFIQRDYSSGTRCQFQTKFPAELENRIDRQQFEETVRTLNNLYAEAEKLGGQSYLEGCLACLTAYTIFLCMETHYEKVLKKVSKYIQEQNEKIYAPQGLLLTDPIERGLRVFRLKLPFMKTEA
- the Golga7 gene encoding golgin subfamily A member 7 isoform X2; this translates as MRPQQAPVSGKVFIQRDYSSGTRCQFQTKFPAELENRIDRQQFEETVRTLNNLYAEAEKLGGQSYLEGCLACLTAYTIFLCMETHYEKVLKKVSKYIQEQNEKIYAPQGLLLTDPIERGLRVIEITIYEDRGMSSGR